The Flavobacterium commune genome contains a region encoding:
- a CDS encoding TetR/AcrR family transcriptional regulator, whose amino-acid sequence MRTRDSNKEEIVKQKAIALLVEKGIEGFSMNRLAKESSISVATLYIYYSDKDDLIKKIGIEIGKNFFDEMAKDFSPSMSFKEGLYKQWENRIRFAQSKPLEVSCWELLTHSSYGEYILEESLLDFKIIMGSFFRNSVEKKELIPISKEIFWSVAYGPLYSLLRFERDGKNFGGGPFKLNKKTIDETFELVLKALTP is encoded by the coding sequence ATGAGAACAAGAGACAGCAATAAAGAAGAAATCGTTAAACAAAAAGCCATTGCACTACTTGTTGAAAAAGGAATCGAAGGTTTCAGCATGAACCGTCTGGCCAAAGAAAGCAGTATATCTGTAGCTACTTTGTACATCTATTATTCAGACAAAGACGATTTAATCAAAAAAATTGGAATCGAAATCGGGAAAAACTTCTTTGACGAAATGGCTAAAGATTTCTCTCCTTCAATGTCATTCAAAGAAGGGTTGTACAAACAATGGGAAAACAGAATCCGTTTTGCACAAAGCAAACCACTTGAAGTCAGTTGTTGGGAACTGCTCACACACTCCAGTTATGGAGAATATATTTTAGAAGAAAGCTTATTGGATTTCAAAATTATCATGGGTTCCTTTTTCAGAAATTCAGTGGAGAAAAAAGAATTAATTCCTATTTCAAAAGAAATATTCTGGAGTGTGGCTTATGGTCCATTATACTCCTTATTACGATTTGAAAGAGATGGTAAAAACTTTGGAGGAGGCCCTTTTAAACTCAACAAAAAAACAATCGACGAAACATTTGAATTAGTCCTAAAAGCATTAACACCGTAA
- a CDS encoding MFS transporter, whose translation MENSSQQTPSFTSYQKFAIFILAITQFTVILDFMVMSPLGDILMKTMQLKPTHFGLVVSAYAFSAGISGLLTAGFADKFDRKKLLLFFYTGFILGTILCGVVTSYPLLVAARIITGLFGGVIGSISMAIVTDLFSMQQRGRVMGFIQMAFGASQIFGIPLGLYIATEWDWHAPFLAVAALAVLIAVLIALKLKPLTEHLAIQKENSAFKHLIHTISKREYRIGFSATAVLSVGGFMLMPFGSAFAINNLKITEEQLPLLFMIAGMSTLIIMPIIGKMSDKIDKFKIFAAASIWTILTVAVYTNLSETPFWLVAVINVLMMMGVMSRMVPSTALVTSVPAKEDRGAFMSINSSLQQISGGIAAAFAGTIVVQKDNFSPLEHYNSLGFIIIGISALSIVLLNRVNQHLKKNPEQKSDSALAVPEI comes from the coding sequence ATGGAAAACTCCTCTCAACAAACACCTTCTTTTACTTCCTATCAAAAGTTTGCCATTTTCATTCTGGCGATTACTCAATTTACAGTAATTTTAGACTTTATGGTCATGTCGCCATTAGGTGATATTTTAATGAAAACCATGCAACTAAAACCAACTCATTTTGGTTTGGTGGTTTCGGCTTATGCCTTTAGTGCCGGAATTTCAGGATTACTCACGGCAGGTTTTGCCGATAAATTCGACAGAAAAAAATTACTGCTCTTCTTTTACACCGGGTTTATTTTAGGAACTATTCTATGCGGAGTAGTTACCTCCTATCCTTTACTGGTAGCGGCCAGAATTATCACGGGATTATTTGGTGGGGTTATAGGCTCTATTTCCATGGCAATTGTAACCGATTTATTTTCGATGCAACAACGCGGTCGTGTGATGGGTTTTATCCAAATGGCTTTTGGCGCAAGCCAGATTTTCGGAATTCCATTAGGACTTTACATCGCTACCGAATGGGACTGGCATGCACCATTTTTGGCAGTAGCTGCATTGGCAGTACTTATTGCTGTTTTAATCGCATTAAAACTAAAACCACTTACCGAACATCTTGCGATACAAAAAGAAAATTCGGCGTTCAAACATTTAATTCACACCATCAGTAAACGTGAATACCGCATAGGATTTTCTGCAACTGCAGTGCTTTCTGTTGGAGGATTTATGCTAATGCCTTTTGGTAGTGCTTTTGCAATTAATAATTTGAAAATTACCGAAGAACAACTTCCGCTTCTTTTTATGATTGCAGGAATGTCCACTTTAATCATTATGCCGATTATAGGTAAAATGAGCGACAAAATAGATAAATTCAAAATATTTGCAGCTGCTTCGATTTGGACAATCCTGACTGTTGCTGTTTATACCAATTTATCTGAAACTCCGTTTTGGTTGGTTGCCGTTATCAATGTTTTGATGATGATGGGAGTTATGAGCCGAATGGTTCCTTCAACCGCCTTAGTAACTTCGGTTCCTGCCAAAGAAGACCGCGGTGCTTTTATGAGTATTAATTCGTCATTACAACAAATTTCAGGTGGAATAGCTGCTGCTTTTGCCGGAACAATTGTGGTACAAAAAGATAATTTTAGTCCATTAGAACATTACAACAGCTTAGGTTTTATCATAATTGGAATATCTGCTTTATCCATTGTATTATTGAATCGTGTGAACCAACATTTGAAGAAAAACCCGGAACAAAAATCCGATTCTGCTTTAGCTGTTCCGGAAATTTGA
- a CDS encoding TonB-dependent receptor gives MITKKINFLFVLLLISMTAFAQQKFTLSGIITDAKNNETLIGVNLYFPDLKIGTTTNEYGFYSISVPLGNQNLSISYLGYQSIEKSISLTKNTKMNWALTESGEILNEVIINTNQGQANTRTPEMSVNKLSMATIKKMPVVLGEVDVIKSILLLPGVTNAGEGASGFNVRGGGADQNLILLDEATIYNSSHVFGFFSVFNPDAIKDLKLYKGGIPARFGGRASSVLDIYQKDGNSNEFHMNGGIGLISSRLLAEGPIVKDRGSFLIGGRASYAHLFLKLSEEQKNNSAYFYDLNTKLNYKINDNNNLYLSGYFGRDVFAINKSFSNIYGNSTLNLRWNHLFSDKLFSNLSLIYSDYYYGLDLDFIGFKWDSGIKNYNIKYDFKHYISDNFKLNYGANAIYYNFNPGSIKPSNDTSTIIPEQLDPKYAFEPSLYIEAENKITKKLSLAYGLRYSMFYRLGNSTINLYENNNPVIFNSDFQIYEKATPIDTKFYGKNKTIKSFDNFEPRFAVSYQFNDDQALKASYNRMVQYLQLISNTASPTPLDIWMPSDNYIKPQIADQVAIGYFKNIRNGDYSLEIESYYKKIQNRIDYIDGADLIANNAIEQVILNGRMRSYGLELMLKKNTGQLNGWISYTLSKSEQQTPGRTTDEIGINYGKWYNSAYDKTHNLAITSAYHLNDKWDFGANFALQSGQPVTFPDSGYQYGDVFVPSYGLRNRNRLPAYHHLDISATLTPAKNKDRNWKGEWVFSIYNLYNRQNAASITFRQNVDTAVNEAVKTSIFGIVPAVSYNFKF, from the coding sequence ATGATTACAAAAAAAATAAACTTTCTTTTTGTGCTTCTGTTAATTAGCATGACTGCTTTTGCACAGCAAAAATTTACGCTAAGTGGAATTATCACCGATGCCAAAAACAACGAAACCCTAATAGGTGTCAACCTTTATTTCCCTGATTTAAAAATTGGAACTACTACTAACGAATATGGTTTTTATTCGATAAGTGTTCCTCTGGGAAATCAGAATTTAAGCATCAGTTATTTGGGTTACCAAAGCATAGAAAAATCCATTTCACTGACAAAAAACACTAAGATGAATTGGGCGCTGACTGAAAGTGGAGAAATACTGAACGAAGTTATTATTAATACTAATCAGGGACAGGCCAATACCCGAACGCCTGAAATGAGTGTCAACAAATTATCGATGGCTACCATCAAAAAAATGCCGGTTGTTTTGGGAGAAGTCGATGTAATAAAATCCATTTTATTATTGCCAGGAGTCACTAATGCTGGCGAAGGCGCATCAGGATTTAATGTTCGTGGTGGTGGTGCCGACCAGAATTTGATTCTTTTGGACGAAGCTACCATCTATAATTCTTCGCATGTTTTTGGATTTTTCTCTGTTTTCAATCCGGATGCAATTAAGGATTTAAAATTGTACAAAGGCGGAATTCCGGCTCGTTTTGGAGGAAGAGCTTCCTCGGTTTTAGATATTTATCAAAAAGACGGAAACAGCAATGAATTTCACATGAATGGTGGAATCGGGTTGATTTCCAGCCGACTTCTTGCCGAAGGTCCTATTGTTAAAGACAGAGGCTCTTTCTTAATTGGCGGTAGAGCTTCTTATGCGCATTTATTTTTGAAATTATCCGAAGAACAAAAAAACAACTCCGCTTATTTTTATGATTTGAACACTAAATTAAATTATAAAATTAACGATAACAATAACCTTTATTTATCGGGTTATTTTGGTCGTGACGTTTTTGCCATCAACAAAAGTTTCAGCAATATCTACGGAAACTCTACTTTAAACCTGCGTTGGAATCATTTATTTTCTGATAAGCTGTTTTCAAATCTCTCTTTAATCTATAGCGATTATTATTACGGATTAGATCTTGATTTTATTGGTTTTAAATGGGATTCGGGCATTAAAAACTACAATATCAAATATGATTTTAAGCATTATATTTCGGATAATTTCAAATTGAATTATGGTGCCAATGCTATTTATTACAATTTCAATCCCGGTTCGATTAAACCTTCTAATGACACTTCGACAATAATTCCGGAACAATTAGATCCAAAATATGCTTTTGAACCCTCACTCTACATAGAAGCCGAAAACAAAATCACTAAAAAACTGAGTCTGGCTTATGGCTTGCGTTACAGTATGTTTTACCGCTTAGGAAATTCTACAATTAATTTATACGAAAACAACAATCCGGTAATTTTTAATTCGGATTTCCAGATTTACGAAAAAGCAACTCCTATCGACACAAAATTTTACGGTAAAAACAAAACCATAAAAAGTTTTGACAACTTCGAACCCCGTTTTGCTGTTTCATACCAATTCAATGATGACCAGGCACTAAAAGCGAGTTATAACCGAATGGTACAATACCTGCAATTAATTTCGAATACCGCTTCTCCTACTCCATTGGATATTTGGATGCCGAGTGATAATTACATCAAACCACAAATTGCCGATCAAGTTGCTATTGGTTACTTTAAAAACATTCGCAATGGCGATTATTCGCTTGAAATAGAAAGTTATTACAAAAAAATCCAAAATCGTATTGATTATATTGATGGTGCCGATTTAATTGCTAATAATGCTATCGAACAAGTTATCTTAAACGGAAGAATGCGTTCTTATGGTTTGGAATTGATGCTGAAGAAAAACACTGGCCAATTAAACGGCTGGATTTCGTACACCTTGTCTAAATCAGAGCAGCAAACTCCGGGCAGAACTACTGACGAAATAGGAATTAATTACGGAAAGTGGTACAATTCGGCTTACGACAAAACACATAATTTAGCGATAACTTCGGCTTATCATTTGAATGACAAATGGGATTTTGGAGCTAATTTTGCATTACAATCCGGACAACCGGTCACTTTTCCTGATAGTGGGTATCAATATGGAGATGTATTTGTGCCAAGCTATGGTTTAAGAAACAGAAATCGCCTGCCTGCTTACCATCACTTAGACATTTCTGCCACCTTAACTCCTGCTAAAAACAAAGACCGAAACTGGAAAGGTGAATGGGTTTTCAGCATTTACAATTTATACAATCGCCAGAATGCTGCTTCTATTACTTTTAGACAAAATGTAGATACAGCAGTAAATGAAGCCGTAAAGACATCCATTTTTGGAATTGTTCCTGCGGTGAGTTATAATTTTAAATTCTAA
- a CDS encoding DUF4249 domain-containing protein, whose translation MKKILFPFLLLLISLFSSCEEVVDVKLDTAPPRLVVEASIVWIKGSTGNAQKIKLTTTTGYYDTEIPIVTGANVSITNSDNVIFNFVEIPETGEYACTDFEPEIGKNYTLTIIHNGETYTASETFQSLAPITRIEQNNEGGFTGKEIEIKAYFNDPAEKDNYYLYKYQYSNETTVSYNVDDDRFFQGNEFFSRSQSDDLKKGDVIDLTHFGASKQYYNYMNILIGIVGSNSGSPFQTPPATVRGNIKNSTNPQNYALGYFALGETDMRRYVVQ comes from the coding sequence ATGAAGAAAATATTGTTCCCCTTTTTACTACTCTTAATCAGCCTTTTTAGCAGCTGCGAAGAAGTAGTTGATGTCAAATTAGACACAGCCCCACCCCGATTAGTTGTCGAAGCTTCTATTGTATGGATTAAAGGAAGTACAGGCAATGCTCAAAAAATAAAATTAACCACTACCACCGGTTATTATGACACTGAAATTCCTATTGTAACCGGAGCCAATGTTTCTATAACCAACAGTGATAACGTCATTTTTAATTTTGTAGAAATTCCGGAAACAGGCGAATATGCTTGTACCGATTTTGAACCTGAAATAGGCAAAAATTACACTTTGACCATTATTCACAATGGTGAAACCTACACCGCAAGCGAAACTTTTCAATCCCTGGCTCCCATTACCCGAATAGAACAAAACAACGAAGGCGGTTTTACAGGAAAAGAAATCGAAATCAAAGCCTACTTTAATGATCCTGCCGAGAAAGACAACTACTACCTCTATAAATATCAATATTCTAATGAAACAACAGTAAGTTATAATGTTGATGATGACCGTTTTTTTCAGGGAAACGAATTTTTTAGTCGCTCACAAAGTGATGATTTAAAAAAAGGGGATGTCATTGATTTGACCCATTTTGGAGCATCTAAACAATATTACAATTACATGAATATTCTAATTGGAATTGTAGGTTCTAATTCGGGTAGTCCTTTCCAGACTCCTCCTGCCACAGTGAGAGGAAATATCAAGAATAGTACAAATCCTCAAAATTATGCTTTGGGTTATTTTGCCCTTGGCGAAACCGACATGCGCCGTTATGTTGTGCAATAG
- a CDS encoding thiamine diphosphokinase codes for MSSHHIVRDDQEPALIIANGAACNPELLGQLLEWSPLVIVLDSAIERVMELDIKVDVLLGDFDRGFDPYYYKEKQYPLEIVHTHDQEKTDLEKAFDYLYERKIPAANVVWATGKRADHTITNLTSIVQYRDKLKIVILDDHSKIFLLPRRFEKWYTANTPISLIPVGQVTGIRSENLFYPLKNDSLTIGYRSGSSNHVSQDGLVVIEHQEGDLLLMECMD; via the coding sequence TTGTCATCACACCACATTGTTCGCGACGATCAAGAACCTGCTTTAATCATTGCCAATGGTGCTGCCTGTAATCCTGAATTATTAGGACAATTACTTGAATGGTCACCACTGGTAATTGTATTAGATTCGGCCATTGAACGCGTGATGGAACTCGACATCAAAGTTGATGTTTTGTTAGGAGATTTCGACAGAGGTTTTGATCCTTATTATTACAAAGAAAAACAATATCCGCTGGAAATTGTGCATACCCACGATCAGGAAAAAACCGATTTGGAAAAGGCTTTCGATTATTTATACGAAAGAAAAATTCCTGCGGCAAATGTGGTTTGGGCAACCGGAAAAAGAGCCGATCATACCATTACAAATCTAACCAGTATTGTCCAATACCGAGACAAACTGAAAATCGTAATCTTAGACGACCATTCTAAAATTTTTCTATTACCAAGAAGATTCGAAAAATGGTACACAGCCAATACCCCTATTTCGCTCATTCCAGTAGGTCAGGTAACAGGAATCCGTTCCGAAAATCTTTTCTATCCTCTGAAAAATGACAGCCTTACTATTGGCTATCGCAGCGGCAGCAGCAATCATGTCAGTCAGGATGGATTAGTCGTTATCGAACACCAGGAAGGCGATTTATTGCTGATGGAATGCATGGATTAA
- the rlmF gene encoding 23S rRNA (adenine(1618)-N(6))-methyltransferase RlmF: protein MSKTVTEKISLHPRNQHRLRYDFKLLIEKCSELKSFVFINEQHSDASGETIDFSNPLAVKTLNKALLISYYDIQNWDIPQDYLCPPIPGRADYIHHIADLLAESNNGIIPTGAEVEGLDIGVGANCIYPIIGNGVYNWNFVGTDIDEKALNNCSEIIEANPKLIEAISLQQQLEPRFVFKNIITPEDKFAFTICNPPFHKSAEDASKGSLRKVNNLQDKKVTKAVLNFGGQNTELWCDGGELGFITQMIYESARYPMQCLWFTTLVSKQSHLKSLYKTLNKVNAAQIKTIDMTQGQKTSRILAWTFLTETQQKNWKFETEQPVF, encoded by the coding sequence ATGTCCAAAACAGTTACGGAAAAAATCAGTTTACATCCCAGAAACCAACACCGATTGCGCTATGATTTTAAATTGCTCATCGAAAAATGTTCTGAGTTAAAATCCTTTGTTTTCATCAACGAACAGCATTCCGATGCTTCGGGGGAAACCATCGATTTTAGCAATCCGCTGGCTGTAAAAACCCTAAACAAGGCATTATTAATTAGCTATTACGACATACAAAACTGGGATATTCCTCAAGATTACCTTTGCCCACCCATCCCAGGCAGAGCCGATTACATCCACCACATCGCTGATTTATTGGCTGAAAGCAACAACGGAATTATTCCAACAGGAGCTGAAGTGGAAGGACTTGATATTGGCGTTGGAGCCAATTGTATTTATCCAATTATTGGAAATGGAGTTTACAACTGGAACTTTGTAGGTACTGATATAGACGAAAAAGCTTTAAACAATTGCAGCGAAATAATTGAAGCCAATCCAAAATTGATTGAAGCCATTAGTTTGCAACAACAATTAGAACCTCGGTTTGTTTTTAAAAACATCATTACCCCCGAAGATAAATTTGCTTTCACAATTTGCAATCCGCCCTTTCATAAATCAGCTGAGGATGCCAGTAAAGGCAGCCTTAGAAAAGTCAATAATTTACAGGATAAAAAAGTCACCAAAGCCGTTTTGAATTTTGGTGGTCAAAATACCGAATTGTGGTGCGATGGTGGCGAGCTAGGTTTCATTACCCAAATGATTTACGAAAGTGCCCGTTACCCAATGCAATGCTTGTGGTTCACTACTTTGGTATCTAAACAATCGCATCTTAAAAGCCTGTACAAAACCCTAAACAAAGTCAATGCTGCCCAAATAAAAACCATTGATATGACGCAAGGACAAAAAACCAGCCGCATTCTTGCCTGGACTTTCCTTACCGAAACCCAACAAAAAAACTGGAAATTCGAAACGGAACAGCCTGTTTTTTAA
- a CDS encoding phospholipase D-like domain-containing protein — MTVKFLGHGLASENKYNVGKQIVASLADNKYNSFNGFVAFAAISGVMTILKNLRLASKNYSQLRFFIGVDNMGTSKEALELLLKENIETYVFHDKRDYITYHPKIYLFEGPISTRIIIGSSNLTNSGIKTNIEASVQIDFKTKTDTQGEKLLSEIKTNFSELLNLNSDRLSRLTSELIEKLVSDNLIYSQKKLENSTKETNNNDGENPFQNELLTIPEFDINSGFEQITSESKLRKINFTKREYEIFDEFIERYIIYIKTKDPSGVVSNHTDDRELYNWYRRMTDYFKNDELPEEIFERLLDVDFPFGEGKERRRLMTWNNNFEHLKKFKEIVDPFGKFTHVPQFKDSNNKYYKLGTWCATQKQRRKGNYPPEWTDYEETKMNSINFLWDSSNIGSRPKDDEWLENLSALENYYIESVHYKSVPPQTTKVGKWLNDQITLKLKGSRGKIRKFLSPIREEMLGDLLLRNGVEWEWEKQKHRESVEETLKNWQELQHIESQPTNKNITKTEKELIKSYREKVTQLRHRSKKWHNEKNKWKLEILDKVGFPYPKPNETNKNR, encoded by the coding sequence ATGACAGTGAAATTTTTAGGACATGGCCTTGCCTCAGAAAACAAATATAATGTTGGGAAACAAATAGTAGCTTCACTAGCTGACAATAAGTACAATAGTTTTAACGGTTTTGTCGCATTTGCAGCTATATCAGGAGTAATGACAATTTTAAAAAATTTGAGATTAGCCTCAAAGAATTATTCTCAATTGCGTTTTTTTATAGGTGTTGATAATATGGGAACTTCAAAAGAAGCTCTTGAACTTTTATTAAAAGAAAACATTGAGACCTATGTATTTCACGATAAAAGAGATTACATTACTTATCATCCTAAAATATATCTTTTTGAAGGACCTATTTCCACAAGGATTATTATTGGTTCTTCAAATCTTACAAATTCTGGGATTAAAACCAATATAGAAGCGTCTGTTCAAATTGATTTCAAAACTAAAACTGACACACAAGGCGAAAAACTTCTTAGTGAAATCAAAACTAATTTTTCTGAATTACTCAACTTAAATTCAGACCGCCTTTCAAGACTAACATCGGAATTAATTGAAAAACTTGTTTCAGATAATTTAATATATTCTCAAAAAAAACTAGAAAATTCGACAAAAGAAACTAATAATAACGATGGTGAAAATCCATTTCAAAATGAATTACTAACTATTCCTGAATTTGATATAAACTCAGGGTTTGAACAAATCACATCAGAATCAAAACTAAGAAAAATAAATTTCACAAAACGCGAATACGAAATTTTTGATGAATTTATTGAAAGATATATTATCTATATCAAAACCAAAGACCCAAGTGGTGTTGTAAGCAATCATACTGATGATAGAGAACTCTATAATTGGTACCGTAGAATGACCGATTATTTTAAAAACGACGAATTACCCGAAGAAATATTTGAGCGATTATTAGATGTTGATTTTCCTTTTGGTGAAGGTAAAGAGCGTAGAAGACTAATGACTTGGAATAATAATTTTGAACATTTAAAAAAATTTAAAGAAATTGTAGATCCATTTGGCAAATTCACTCATGTACCACAATTTAAAGACAGTAATAATAAATATTATAAATTAGGAACTTGGTGTGCTACTCAGAAACAAAGAAGAAAAGGCAATTATCCACCTGAATGGACTGATTATGAAGAAACAAAAATGAATTCCATCAACTTCTTATGGGATTCATCTAATATCGGAAGCAGACCCAAAGATGATGAATGGCTGGAAAATTTATCTGCTTTAGAAAATTATTACATTGAATCAGTTCATTATAAATCTGTTCCTCCTCAAACAACTAAAGTTGGAAAATGGCTTAATGATCAGATAACTTTAAAACTAAAAGGTAGCAGAGGTAAAATTAGAAAATTTCTTTCTCCAATTAGAGAAGAAATGCTTGGTGACTTACTTTTAAGAAATGGAGTTGAATGGGAATGGGAAAAACAAAAACATAGAGAAAGCGTTGAAGAGACATTAAAAAATTGGCAGGAGTTACAACATATAGAATCTCAACCTACTAATAAAAACATTACCAAAACTGAAAAAGAATTGATAAAATCTTACAGAGAAAAAGTAACTCAACTTAGGCACAGAAGTAAAAAATGGCATAATGAAAAGAATAAATGGAAACTCGAAATCTTAGACAAAGTTGGTTTTCCATATCCAAAACCTAATGAAACTAATAAAAACCGTTAG
- a CDS encoding glycoside hydrolase family 95 protein: MSIFYKTKPNQLKIVSFVAVQILFASFCEAQNKTNSNTQDLKLWYDKPSEKWVEALPVGNGRIGAMIFGGVEEELLQLNESTLWSGGPVKTNVNPESKNYLPKIREALLQEEDYSKANQLTRKMQGLYSQSYLPLGDILIKQNFNNAKPTFYYRDLDIENALATTKFIINGVEYTREIFTSAPDNVLLVRISANKKGALTFDVSSKSQLKFSPATKGNNELIISGKAPANVDPSYYNVKGREPIIYEDPTGCDGMRYQYRIKAVNKDGSVTTTDSEIKIKNASEVILYIAAATSFNGFDKCPDKDGKDENKIASNRINKAVKKSYSQLFNSHIADYKHYFDRVSFAVKDTVNTPIKLKLPSNERLKAYSNGAYDPKIETLYFQYGRYLLISSSRPGGPPANLQGIWNQKLRAPWSSNYTININTQMNYWPAEVTNLSEMHQPLLDWIQSLAKTGKATAREFYNANGWVAHHNSDLWALSNPVGDKGDGDPVWANWWMGGNWLTQHLYEHYRFTGDKKFLAEKAYPVMKDAALFSLDWLVEDKNGYLVTAPSTSPENKFKDSKGKEQSVSVATTMDMSIIRDLFDNLIEASETLGTDKAFREILIAKRAKLYPLQIGKNGTLMEWYKDFEETDIHHRHASHLFGLHPGREITPLTTDFFKAAKKSLEVRGDEGTGWSKGWKINWWARLQDGDHAYSLIRQLLNYVDPSSGNSGAGGTYPNFFDAHPPFQIDGNFAGTAGMTEMLLQSQANYIQLLPALPKAWSEGNVKGLIARGGFEIDMDWSKQQLNNATVKSLNGAECIIITKVPVKIKDSDIVSQKIDNGYKISFKTSKGKTYQIVKL; the protein is encoded by the coding sequence ATGTCCATTTTTTATAAAACAAAACCAAATCAACTGAAAATTGTTTCATTTGTAGCTGTTCAAATTCTATTCGCTTCTTTTTGTGAAGCTCAAAACAAAACCAATTCCAATACGCAAGATTTAAAATTATGGTACGACAAGCCTTCTGAAAAGTGGGTGGAAGCGTTGCCTGTAGGAAATGGAAGAATTGGAGCAATGATATTTGGAGGCGTTGAAGAAGAACTTTTACAACTAAACGAGAGTACTTTATGGAGCGGCGGTCCGGTAAAAACAAATGTCAACCCGGAATCAAAAAACTATTTGCCAAAAATCAGGGAAGCCTTACTTCAGGAGGAAGATTATTCTAAAGCCAATCAATTGACCCGAAAAATGCAAGGCTTGTATTCGCAATCGTATTTACCTTTAGGTGATATTCTTATCAAACAGAATTTCAATAATGCAAAACCAACGTTTTATTATCGCGATTTGGATATTGAAAATGCTTTGGCAACCACAAAATTCATTATTAATGGTGTCGAATATACCCGAGAAATTTTTACTTCTGCCCCAGACAATGTACTATTGGTTAGAATTTCGGCAAATAAAAAAGGAGCACTTACTTTTGATGTTTCTTCTAAAAGTCAATTGAAATTCAGTCCAGCAACCAAAGGAAACAACGAACTTATTATTAGCGGAAAAGCACCTGCTAACGTAGATCCTTCTTATTATAACGTGAAAGGAAGAGAGCCTATAATATATGAAGATCCAACAGGATGTGATGGTATGCGTTATCAATATCGTATCAAAGCGGTTAACAAAGACGGAAGTGTAACGACAACAGATTCAGAAATTAAAATTAAAAATGCGAGTGAAGTAATACTTTACATCGCTGCAGCAACCAGTTTCAACGGATTTGACAAATGTCCGGATAAAGACGGAAAAGATGAAAATAAAATTGCCTCGAACCGAATCAACAAAGCAGTAAAAAAGAGCTATTCGCAATTATTCAACAGCCATATTGCTGATTACAAACATTATTTCGATCGCGTTTCTTTTGCTGTAAAAGATACGGTGAACACTCCAATTAAATTAAAATTACCTTCTAACGAACGATTGAAAGCCTATTCTAATGGTGCTTATGATCCTAAAATAGAAACTTTATATTTTCAATACGGAAGATATTTGCTGATTTCTTCTTCACGTCCAGGCGGACCTCCAGCTAATTTACAGGGAATTTGGAACCAAAAACTTCGTGCGCCATGGAGTTCTAATTACACCATCAACATCAATACCCAAATGAATTATTGGCCAGCTGAAGTAACGAATCTTTCTGAAATGCACCAACCGCTTTTAGACTGGATTCAAAGTCTGGCTAAAACCGGAAAAGCTACTGCACGCGAGTTTTATAATGCGAATGGTTGGGTTGCTCATCACAATTCCGATTTATGGGCATTGAGTAATCCGGTGGGTGATAAAGGTGACGGTGACCCGGTTTGGGCCAACTGGTGGATGGGCGGAAACTGGCTCACACAACATCTTTATGAGCACTACCGTTTTACAGGAGATAAAAAATTCCTGGCTGAAAAAGCCTATCCTGTTATGAAAGATGCTGCACTTTTTTCATTAGACTGGTTAGTCGAAGATAAAAACGGCTATTTAGTTACAGCTCCATCTACTTCTCCTGAAAATAAATTCAAAGACAGTAAAGGCAAAGAACAATCAGTATCTGTTGCTACTACGATGGACATGTCAATTATTAGAGATTTATTCGATAATTTAATTGAAGCATCCGAAACTTTAGGAACTGATAAAGCTTTCCGAGAAATCTTGATTGCAAAACGAGCGAAACTGTATCCATTACAAATTGGAAAAAACGGAACATTGATGGAATGGTATAAGGATTTTGAAGAAACAGATATCCACCATCGTCATGCCTCTCACCTATTTGGTTTGCATCCAGGAAGAGAAATAACTCCTTTGACAACAGACTTTTTTAAAGCTGCCAAAAAATCGCTTGAAGTTCGCGGAGACGAAGGAACAGGATGGAGCAAAGGATGGAAAATCAACTGGTGGGCAAGATTACAGGATGGCGATCATGCGTACTCTTTGATCAGACAGCTTTTAAATTACGTTGACCCTTCCAGTGGAAATTCAGGTGCGGGAGGAACTTATCCTAACTTTTTTGATGCACATCCTCCTTTCCAAATTGACGGAAATTTTGCGGGTACAGCGGGTATGACTGAAATGCTTTTGCAAAGTCAAGCCAATTATATCCAATTATTGCCTGCCTTGCCTAAAGCCTGGAGTGAAGGCAACGTAAAAGGACTGATTGCCCGAGGTGGATTTGAAATTGATATGGATTGGAGCAAACAACAACTTAATAATGCCACTGTAAAATCATTAAATGGTGCTGAATGTATCATTATTACAAAAGTACCGGTGAAAATCAAAGATTCTGATATTGTTTCACAAAAAATTGACAATGGCTACAAAATTTCATTTAAAACATCCAAAGGTAAAACCTATCAAATAGTCAAATTATAA